A window of Lysobacter terrestris contains these coding sequences:
- the nusA gene encoding transcription termination factor NusA: MSKELLLVVDAVANEKGVPREVIFEAIEAALASAAKKRYHDQDVLVRVAIDSKDGSYETFRRWEVVADDVVMESPDRQIRMMDAIDEAEGVELGDYIEEQIENPEFGRIAAQAAKQVIVQRVREAERAQVVDAWKDRVGELVTGIVKRAERGNIYVDLGGNAEAIIPKDKGIPRDVLRAGDRVRGYLFDVRTEPRGPQLFISRAAPEFMMELFKLEVPEVGQGLVSIMACARDPGDRAKIAVQAHDNRTDPIGACIGMRGSRVQAVSNELNGERVDIVLWSDNPAQFVINAMAPAEVQSIIVDEEKHSMDLAVAEDRLAQAIGKGGQNVRLASRLSGWQLNVMTQDQVTAKSESEQASARQLFMDKLEVDEEIAGILVSEGFNTVEEIAYVPVGELLAVEGFDEDIVEELRSRARDALLNEALAAEEELDEHQPAADLLEVEGMDEELAFTLAARGVVTRDDLADLATDELTDIEGVDEDRAKALIMEARKHWFE, translated from the coding sequence ATGAGCAAGGAACTTCTGCTGGTCGTTGATGCGGTCGCCAACGAGAAGGGCGTCCCGCGCGAAGTCATTTTCGAGGCGATCGAGGCCGCGCTGGCCTCCGCCGCCAAGAAGCGTTACCACGACCAGGACGTGCTGGTTCGCGTCGCGATCGATTCGAAGGATGGCAGCTACGAAACCTTCCGCCGCTGGGAAGTCGTTGCAGACGACGTGGTGATGGAGTCGCCGGATCGCCAGATCCGCATGATGGACGCCATCGATGAAGCCGAAGGCGTCGAGCTGGGCGACTACATCGAAGAACAGATCGAGAATCCCGAGTTCGGCCGTATCGCCGCGCAGGCCGCCAAGCAGGTAATCGTGCAGCGCGTGCGCGAAGCCGAGCGCGCGCAGGTCGTCGATGCGTGGAAGGATCGCGTCGGCGAACTGGTCACCGGCATCGTCAAGCGCGCCGAGCGCGGCAACATCTATGTCGACCTCGGCGGCAACGCCGAAGCGATCATCCCGAAGGACAAGGGCATTCCGCGCGACGTGCTGCGCGCCGGCGACCGCGTCCGCGGCTACCTGTTCGACGTACGCACCGAGCCGCGCGGCCCGCAGCTGTTCATCAGCCGCGCCGCGCCGGAATTCATGATGGAACTGTTCAAGCTCGAAGTGCCGGAAGTCGGCCAGGGCCTGGTGTCCATCATGGCCTGCGCCCGCGATCCGGGCGACCGCGCCAAGATCGCCGTGCAGGCGCACGACAACCGCACCGATCCGATCGGCGCCTGCATCGGCATGCGTGGTTCGCGCGTGCAGGCGGTGTCGAACGAGCTCAACGGCGAGCGCGTCGACATCGTGCTGTGGTCGGACAACCCGGCCCAGTTCGTCATCAACGCGATGGCGCCGGCCGAAGTGCAGTCGATCATCGTCGATGAAGAAAAGCACTCGATGGACCTGGCTGTCGCCGAAGACCGCCTCGCCCAGGCGATCGGCAAGGGCGGCCAGAACGTGCGCCTCGCCAGCCGCCTGTCGGGCTGGCAGCTCAACGTGATGACGCAGGACCAGGTCACCGCGAAGTCGGAATCGGAACAGGCCTCCGCGCGCCAGCTGTTCATGGACAAGCTGGAAGTCGACGAGGAAATCGCCGGCATCCTGGTCTCGGAAGGCTTCAACACGGTCGAGGAAATCGCCTACGTCCCGGTCGGCGAACTGCTCGCCGTCGAGGGCTTCGACGAGGACATCGTCGAGGAGCTGCGTTCGCGCGCCCGCGACGCGCTGCTCAACGAAGCGCTGGCCGCCGAGGAAGAGCTCGACGAGCACCAGCCGGCCGCCGACCTGCTCGAAGTGGAAGGCATGGACGAGGAACTCGCATTCACCCTCGCCGCGCGCGGCGTGGTGACCCGCGACGACCTCGCCGACCTCGCCACCGACGAACTGACCGATATCGAAGGCGTCGACGAGGACCGTGCGAAGGCGCTGATCATGGAAGCGCGCAAGCACTGGTTCGAATGA
- the truB gene encoding tRNA pseudouridine(55) synthase TruB has protein sequence MSKKPRTIFRKLDGILLLDKPQGLSSNQALQRVRHLFRAEKAGHTGSLDPLATGLLPVCFGEATKIAGLLLGAHKAYETTAALGLTTDTDDADGAPLLRRDVPGDLGEARIEAALAPLRGRIRQRAPIYSALKQGGEPLYVKARRGEAIEAPEREVEVHQLRVLERQAERIRLLVECGSGTYVRSLVRDMGESLGCGAHVATLRRLWVDPFGEPRMFTLDQLLALAETGGEAALEACLLPIEAGLTGFPRVELDDVQARRLGQGQRLGLDGVEPAACVAIHARGGRVLGLGEVDSDGVLRPTRLFTWTTEAAAAPANP, from the coding sequence ATGAGCAAGAAGCCGCGCACCATCTTCCGCAAGCTCGACGGCATCCTGTTGCTCGACAAGCCGCAGGGGCTCAGCTCCAACCAGGCGCTGCAGCGGGTGCGGCACCTGTTCCGTGCGGAGAAGGCCGGGCACACCGGTAGCCTCGACCCCCTGGCGACCGGCCTGCTGCCGGTCTGCTTCGGCGAGGCCACCAAGATCGCGGGCCTGCTGCTGGGCGCGCACAAAGCCTACGAGACCACGGCCGCGCTCGGCCTGACCACCGACACCGACGATGCGGACGGCGCTCCGCTGCTGCGCCGGGACGTTCCCGGTGACCTCGGCGAGGCACGCATCGAAGCCGCGCTGGCGCCGCTGCGCGGCCGCATCCGCCAACGCGCCCCGATCTATTCCGCGCTGAAGCAGGGCGGCGAGCCGCTCTACGTCAAGGCGCGCCGGGGCGAGGCCATCGAGGCCCCCGAGCGCGAGGTCGAGGTCCACCAGTTGCGGGTCCTGGAGCGGCAGGCGGAGCGGATCCGGTTGCTGGTCGAATGCGGCTCCGGCACCTACGTGCGCAGCCTCGTCCGCGATATGGGCGAAAGCCTGGGCTGCGGCGCCCACGTCGCCACGCTGCGCCGCCTGTGGGTGGACCCGTTCGGCGAGCCGCGCATGTTCACGCTCGACCAGCTGCTGGCCCTGGCCGAAACCGGGGGCGAGGCCGCCCTGGAAGCCTGCCTGCTGCCGATCGAGGCGGGACTGACCGGCTTCCCCCGGGTCGAGTTGGACGACGTCCAGGCCCGGCGCCTGGGGCAGGGGCAGCGGCTCGGGCTGGATGGGGTCGAGCCGGCCGCATGCGTCGCGATCCATGCCCGCGGCGGGCGTGTGCTCGGGCTGGGCGAGGTCGATTCCGACGGAGTCCTGCGCCCCACGCGCCTGTTCACATGGACCACCGAGGCCGCGGCTGCGCCGGCAAACCCGTAG
- the rpsO gene encoding 30S ribosomal protein S15: MSIDTNKIIEEHKRGAGDTGSPEVQVALLTARIEQLTGHFKVHKQDHHSRRGLLQMVNRRRSLLDYLKRKDNERYKALIEKLGLRR; the protein is encoded by the coding sequence ATGTCGATCGACACCAACAAGATCATTGAAGAACACAAGCGCGGCGCGGGCGATACCGGCTCCCCGGAAGTCCAGGTCGCCCTGCTGACCGCTCGCATCGAGCAGCTCACCGGCCACTTCAAGGTCCACAAGCAGGACCACCACAGCCGTCGTGGCCTGCTGCAGATGGTCAACCGCCGCCGCAGCCTGCTCGACTACCTCAAGCGCAAGGACAACGAGCGCTACAAGGCCCTGATCGAGAAGCTCGGTCTGCGCCGATAA
- the pnp gene encoding polyribonucleotide nucleotidyltransferase produces the protein MAKITKTFQYGNHTVTLETGEIARQASGAVIVKMDDTVLLVTAVAAKSAREGQDFFPLTVDYQEKFYAGGRIPGGFFKREGRATEKETLTSRLIDRPIRPLFPEEYKNEVQIIATVMSMNPEVDGDIPALIGASAALALAGTPFQGPIGAAKVGYKNGQYLLNPTKTELLDSDLELVVAGTANAVLMVESEANMLSEEVMLGAVMFGHREMQKVINAINELTVEAGTKPSTWVGPEKNNAMIAALKEAVGTQLSAAFQVRDKLQRRDAIAAIKKDVMTSLAGRAESEGWNAGDMAKEFGELEYRTMRDSVLDTKIRIDGRDLTTVRPIASKVGVLPRTHGSALFTRGETQAIVVVTLGTARDGQIIDAVSGEYKENFLFHYNFPPFSVGECGRMMGPKRREIGHGRLAKRGVLATMPTLEAFPYTIRVVSEITESNGSSSMASVCGSSLALMDAGVPVKAPVAGIAMGLVKEDDRFVVLSDILGDEDHLGDMDFKVAGSKEGISALQMDIKIQGITEEIMKTALAQAKEGRLHILGEMANALTTPRTELSEWAPRLLTMKIHPDKIREVIGKGGSTIQAITKETGTQIDIQDDGTIVIASVNAAAAEAAKARIEQITSDVEPGRIYEGKVAKIMDFGAFVTILPGKDGLVHVSQISNERVEKVSDKLKEGDVVKVKVLEVDKQGRIRLSMKAVEEGEGVPAE, from the coding sequence GTGGCAAAAATCACCAAGACCTTCCAGTACGGCAACCACACGGTCACGCTCGAAACCGGCGAAATCGCCCGCCAGGCCAGCGGCGCCGTCATCGTCAAGATGGACGACACCGTCCTGCTGGTGACCGCGGTCGCCGCCAAGAGCGCGCGTGAGGGGCAGGACTTCTTCCCGCTCACCGTCGACTACCAGGAAAAGTTCTACGCCGGTGGCCGCATCCCGGGCGGCTTCTTCAAGCGCGAAGGCCGCGCGACGGAGAAGGAAACGCTGACCTCGCGCCTGATCGACCGGCCGATCCGTCCGCTGTTCCCCGAGGAATACAAGAACGAAGTCCAGATCATCGCGACCGTGATGTCGATGAATCCGGAAGTCGACGGTGACATCCCGGCCCTGATCGGCGCCTCGGCCGCCCTCGCGCTGGCCGGCACCCCGTTCCAGGGCCCGATCGGCGCCGCCAAGGTCGGTTACAAGAACGGCCAGTACCTGCTCAACCCGACCAAGACCGAACTCCTCGATTCCGATCTCGAACTGGTCGTCGCCGGTACCGCCAACGCCGTGCTGATGGTCGAATCCGAAGCGAACATGCTGTCGGAAGAAGTGATGCTGGGCGCCGTGATGTTCGGCCACCGCGAGATGCAGAAGGTCATCAACGCGATCAACGAACTGACCGTCGAAGCCGGCACCAAGCCGTCGACCTGGGTCGGCCCGGAAAAGAACAACGCGATGATCGCCGCGCTCAAGGAAGCCGTCGGCACCCAGCTGTCGGCCGCCTTCCAGGTCCGCGACAAGCTGCAGCGCCGCGACGCGATCGCCGCGATCAAGAAGGACGTGATGACCTCGCTGGCCGGTCGCGCCGAATCCGAGGGCTGGAACGCCGGCGACATGGCCAAGGAATTCGGCGAGCTCGAATACCGCACCATGCGCGACTCGGTGCTCGACACCAAGATTCGCATCGACGGCCGCGACCTGACCACCGTCCGCCCGATCGCTTCGAAGGTCGGCGTGTTGCCGCGTACCCACGGCTCGGCGCTGTTCACCCGCGGCGAAACGCAGGCGATTGTGGTTGTCACCCTGGGCACCGCCCGCGACGGCCAGATCATCGACGCCGTCTCCGGTGAGTACAAGGAAAACTTCCTGTTCCACTACAACTTCCCGCCCTTCTCGGTGGGTGAGTGCGGCCGCATGATGGGCCCGAAGCGTCGCGAAATCGGCCACGGCCGCCTCGCCAAGCGCGGCGTGCTGGCGACGATGCCGACGCTGGAAGCGTTCCCGTACACCATCCGCGTCGTCTCGGAAATCACCGAGTCGAACGGTTCCTCGTCGATGGCCTCGGTGTGCGGCTCCTCGCTCGCGCTGATGGACGCCGGCGTGCCGGTGAAGGCCCCGGTCGCGGGCATCGCGATGGGCCTGGTGAAGGAAGACGACCGCTTCGTCGTCCTGTCCGACATCCTGGGTGACGAAGATCACCTCGGCGACATGGACTTCAAGGTCGCCGGTTCGAAGGAAGGCATCAGCGCCCTGCAGATGGACATCAAGATCCAGGGCATCACCGAAGAGATCATGAAGACGGCCCTCGCCCAGGCGAAGGAAGGCCGCCTGCATATCCTCGGCGAGATGGCCAACGCCCTCACCACGCCGCGCACGGAACTGAGCGAGTGGGCACCGCGCCTGCTGACGATGAAGATCCACCCGGACAAGATCCGCGAAGTGATCGGCAAGGGCGGTTCGACCATCCAGGCGATCACCAAGGAAACCGGCACCCAGATCGACATCCAGGACGACGGCACCATCGTCATCGCGTCGGTCAATGCCGCCGCTGCCGAGGCCGCCAAGGCCCGCATCGAGCAGATCACTTCGGACGTCGAGCCGGGCCGCATCTACGAAGGCAAGGTCGCCAAGATCATGGACTTCGGTGCGTTCGTGACGATCCTGCCGGGCAAGGATGGCTTGGTGCACGTCTCGCAGATCTCCAACGAGCGCGTCGAGAAGGTTTCCGACAAGCTCAAGGAAGGCGACGTGGTCAAGGTCAAGGTGCTGGAAGTCGACAAGCAGGGCCGCATCCGCCTGTCGATGAAGGCCGTGGAAGAAGGCGAGGGCGTGCCGGCCGAATAA
- the rbfA gene encoding 30S ribosome-binding factor RbfA — protein MPGKSFHRTDRVSAQLRRELGAIVHTTVRQHGLPSVSVSDVEVTRDLAHAKVFVTALQEERSKEAVKALKELAPQIRFQLGRAMKLRHVPELHFHYDDSVDRGERINNLLRDNPAIADDGDTD, from the coding sequence ATGCCAGGTAAATCGTTCCATCGCACCGATCGCGTTTCCGCCCAGCTCCGTCGCGAGCTGGGCGCGATCGTGCACACGACCGTGCGCCAGCACGGCCTTCCCTCGGTCAGCGTCTCGGACGTGGAGGTCACCCGTGACCTCGCGCACGCCAAGGTCTTCGTGACCGCGCTGCAGGAAGAGCGCTCCAAGGAAGCGGTGAAGGCGCTGAAGGAACTCGCGCCGCAGATCCGCTTCCAGCTCGGCCGGGCGATGAAGCTGCGCCACGTGCCCGAGCTGCATTTCCACTACGACGATTCCGTCGACCGTGGCGAGCGCATCAACAACCTGCTGCGCGACAACCCGGCCATCGCCGACGACGGCGACACCGATTGA
- the rimP gene encoding ribosome maturation factor RimP translates to MDKANEITAMLAPTVASLGLELLGAEYLPSPGGAMLRLYIDVPADAAQGEEPRLVTIEDCEAVSREVSAQLDVEDPISSHYTLEVSSPGIDRPLFGAAQFARFAGESAKVVLRLPQDGRRRLQGEIVRVAGEDITFNVDGNEFTVRADNIEKARLIPDWVALGLEKTKPGKAPKPAGKKSTNKPAATKPSRAE, encoded by the coding sequence ATGGACAAGGCCAACGAAATCACCGCAATGCTGGCCCCGACGGTAGCGTCGCTGGGCCTGGAATTGCTGGGTGCCGAATACCTGCCCTCGCCGGGCGGCGCGATGCTGCGCCTGTATATCGACGTGCCCGCCGACGCCGCGCAGGGCGAGGAGCCGCGCCTGGTGACCATCGAGGACTGCGAAGCCGTCAGCCGCGAGGTCTCCGCCCAGCTCGACGTAGAGGATCCGATCAGCAGCCACTACACGCTGGAAGTGTCTTCGCCGGGTATCGATCGCCCGCTGTTCGGTGCCGCGCAGTTCGCGCGCTTCGCCGGCGAGTCGGCGAAGGTCGTGCTGCGCCTGCCGCAGGACGGCCGCCGCCGCCTGCAGGGCGAGATCGTCCGCGTGGCCGGCGAGGACATCACGTTCAACGTCGACGGCAACGAGTTCACCGTGCGCGCCGACAACATCGAAAAAGCCCGCCTGATCCCCGACTGGGTCGCGCTGGGTCTAGAGAAAACCAAGCCGGGCAAGGCTCCAAAGCCCGCGGGCAAGAAATCCACCAACAAGCCGGCGGCCACCAAGCCGTCCCGTGCGGAGTAA